The following proteins are co-located in the Natator depressus isolate rNatDep1 chromosome 4, rNatDep2.hap1, whole genome shotgun sequence genome:
- the LOC141986023 gene encoding homeobox protein notochord-like, with the protein MLTTTLLPFGLPAPALLTHPGPQLPGHSPKAPAGKSFTINALLGRADPSPPPPPPPPGAGRWDPVWPDSAWPGGALQLCAQAHPLLQPRPLYPVCYPGWRAPLRAPGYLLSKCCFPGFRAKSGKSKRVRTIFSSDQLARLEKEFARQQYMVGTERCLLASALHLTEEQVKVWFQNRRIKWRKQSLEQQQAKLVKMGLATPQRSQDSQTYQGEEGDRDFTKESTNDQEGLSSPHLE; encoded by the exons ATGCTGACTACGACCCTGCTGCCCTTTGGGCTGCCCGCTCCTGCCCTGCTGACTCACCCCGGCCCCCAGCTCCCCGGACACTCCCCCAAGGCTCCGGCGGGGAAATCCTTCACCATCAATGCTCTCCTGGGCCGGGCAGACCcctcgccgccgccgccgcccccgccTCCTGGCGCCGGGCGCTGGGACCCCGTCTGGCCAGACAGCGCCTGGCCGGGCGGTGCGCTCCAGCTGTGCGCCCAGGcgcatcccctcctgcagcctcgGCCGCTCTATCCCGTCTGCTACCCGGGCTGGCGGGCCCCTCTCAGAGCCCCAG GGTATCTGCTCTCCAAATGCTGcttcccaggcttcagagccAAGTCGGGCAAATCCAAGCGGGTCAGGACCATCTTCAGCAGCGACCAGCTGGCCCGGCTGGAGAAGGAGTTCGCCCGGCAGCAGTACATGGTGGGCACCGAGCGGTGTCTGCTGGCCTCCGCTCTCCACCTCACCGAGGAGCAG GTAAAAGTGTGGTTCCAGAACAGACGGATTAAGTGGAGGAAGCAGAGCCTGGAACAGCAACAAGCCAAACTGGTGAAGATGGGTCTGGCCACTCCCCAAAGGAGCCAGGATTCGCAGACCTaccagggagaggaaggggacaggGACTTTACCAAGGAATCTACCAATGATCAGGAAGGTTTGTCCTCCCCTCACTTGGAGTAA